The Hordeum vulgare subsp. vulgare chromosome 7H, MorexV3_pseudomolecules_assembly, whole genome shotgun sequence DNA window aaggagatcgcctacttcgtaaagatctaccgtgagtaaggctagtcatgtgtggacggaagccatggtgaaatagacaaggccgcttctttgtggaccccttgtgggtggagccctccatggactctcccaaccgttaccctttgtgggttgaagtctccactaacatggacgtacgatagcgccacctatcggaaccatgccaaaaatcgttgtgtcaaccttatgcgtttgatctccctaccttactcctctatttacacttgcatgtttactttccgctgctatactattaaaactgcatgtgtaggttatacttgacttgttataactgccgtagctgcctctcaagtaaaatttggAAAATGCaaaactattatcttgtcaagtagtgtaatcacctcccccctctagacatactttcgatcctacatcatcacttttgaaaaaaatgaaagatTTATAGTGTCAGTGCTCGTCCCGGAAAGAGATGGCACATTAACgtcaatggttttccattttctCAAGAGAGTCTCATATATGATGGAACGCGACGGCATCTGTTCGTTTTGTCAGACATTGCTAATTTACGTGACGATGAGTTCGAATAACGATTAGACTGTAGGGCCTCGTGAACATAAAAATATCTCACTCCTTTTGTACTAGTGCATAGGACATTTCACGAGGTGCAACGCGACCAAGGTGGCAGCAGATTGGAGGACAAGAAGGAAATAAACTGGTCAACCTTTCGATCAAATTCCAGATTTTTCTCTTTTAAACACAGCATTCAATCACATCAGTTAAGTGAACGCCTTTTTAACTATTCCATGCACGCCATGCAGCCTGGTTTCACACCTTCAACCGAAGATACTTGGGCGGCGAACGAAGCTGGAAGGAAAACGAGAAAAGGAGTCAATGAAATACGCCTAAGCGTTCTGAGAAAACCTGATTTACATAAAATGCCCTATGCACTTATACTCGGGGAGTACTATTCATGAAGAGTTGATATGGCCTAGTTGGATTTTGGTCCGAAAGGACGTTGGGTTTTGGTCCGACGGGGCGTGGGGTTCAAATCCCACTGTCAACACACACACATTGTAcccatattttctttttctttcttgacGCAGGATGAGATTTTTTTTTCCAAATAACATGCGGCAGCCAGCCTTCCAAACCGTTGTACCGACACCGTCATGTATGTCGACGGTCCCGAATGGCCTCAACCTCCACGGGTTCCACGCTACGCGTGCGTGTTTCGACCAGAAAATGGCTCATGTGTTAATTAAGGTTGGTGAGTTGTTTATTCGTTATTGTGCAGGATGTTTCTGAGCTGGTTACAGTATTAGTTAGtactaaatttatttatttttgaaccGGGCTAATTAGTTAGTACTACTAATGGGGTGTAGTACGCGTGCGATACGATACCCAGTTTAATTTCTCCATATCTTACCTCCACGCTGGCGGTGAGGATTTGGTATCGGGGCCTGCCGTTTCCAGAAGGAATtccgtttttttttttttgggttACTAGATGCAAATTCAGCACGACTGTATTTACTCAAAGAAGGAAGAAACGACTTTTTTCGCAAGAAGAAAGAATCCAACACAACACTATCCATCCAACATGACGGCAGCACAGCTTCtagaaagaaataaagaaggtgtGAACCGGCTAGCCGCGTTCATATAACTTCATCCCCATTCCCTCAAAAGAACAACGAAAAAACTTGATCCCCATACGCAGCGACGCAAGCGCTGCCGTAAGCGCCCGACGCCACGCGGCCTCACCCCGCGCCGCGCCCTATAAGTCCCGTCGGCCACCACACCCAACTGTACAGACTCCCACAGCGCAGCCGCAGCCGCAGCTCCCCCCGCCTACTGCTGCTCCTCGGTCCCCTTCCGTCCGTCCGTCCTACTCATGGTACGCGCCGTCCTCTTCCTCCCCCCCTTCCCTTTTGGTTCCTGCGCATTCACGGCCCATGCCCATGCCCATCTGCTGCGGTGAAGAATCCTCTGATTTCTCATCTCTTCTGCGCCGAAGTATATTTAATCTGCTGAATCAATCGATCAATCAACCAACCAACCAATCCACTGGCAGCGGAACTAGTTCGCCTTTAGATACCTTCTCTTCTTGTCCTAGTCCCGATTATGCCTGTGATTCGACTTCGAACAAATGTTTCCGTGGTTTTCTCTTCTTGTCGTCCTTGTAGTATTTATTACTGGTTGTTTTGTTGCGGCACGTACGTACATGGGTTGCTGGCGGTCAAGAGAATCAAAGTTTTTTCTCTGCGTGTGGAGATAGATGCTTCTTGTTCAAGAACTGGGTCTCGATGCACCTCGCAGTTTTCAGCCcctccttatttatttatttatttattttgttacaGCTACAAGGACGCCCTTCTtttaaaagaaaaagagaaaatcgTTTAGTGGTTGGAAAGGTTCAGAGTTTCAGTGCCTCCTTACCATACCCAGTTCCCCTTGTTAGTGACGATCTCTATGTTATGTGGACAATCAATCACTCTTGATGCTTACCtcaaccttatatatatatactacaTACGTTACCTGTGAAAGCTCCCAGGTCaagtatattgatgtggatgctgTCTTTCTCGACATGCCTAGTAAAAGTTTTAGCTATGGTTGCTTTCTTGCTCTCCAATGGAATATACCTGACATGGGAGCTTTCACACTCCTCGTACAAGATACTGAATAGTCAGCTTCGTTCACTAGCGCCTACTATGCTTCATGTCATGGCATGCTTGCCTTGAACtaatgaatctggcaatgaacACAAGTTTATACCGTATCAAGGTGTTGCTAGCTGAATTTCGTTATTTATAGTTGCTTGTTGCTATAAAAGGCCTTCttttaatcaaatatataacggaAGATTCTTCATATAGTATGTTGGTTTACTTCTTTTTTTGCACAATCCTACTTTCTTATGATTGATAAATGGTGGACCTCTGCAGCTGGTGACAAAGATGAAAATGGCTGGCTCTGTTGTGCTGCTCATTGCGCTCCTATCGGCCATTGCCCCCCTAACCTCTGAAGCCCTCAACGTGAGAGGCCATCTGCTGAAATCAAAGACGTTCCGTTCTCCGCCCATCTTACTGGGCCCTGGATCGGTCTCAAACAAGTACTACCATGATGTCGACTTCCCCCGAGGCCACCTTGCAGTCAAGAGCTTTGATGCAGAGGTCGTCGATGAGAACGGGGTCCCTGTCCCGCTCCATGAGACTTACCTGCATCACTGGGTTGCAGTACCATACTATGCTCTCAAGAAGAGCCAGAGCTCTGATGCGCAAAAGGTTCCTGCAATGATTAAAGGGAATGATGGAGTGTGCAAGAGATCACTAACCCAGTacttcgggctcggttccgagacTCGCCACACCGCCACATGGGTTCCTGATCCTTATGGAATTGAGACCGGCAACCAAGAGAAGGCCCCTGAAGGCTATGAGGAGAAATGGTTGCTCAATATCCATGCCATCGACACGAGGGGCGTGGTCGACAAGCCTAGCTGCACCGAGTGCAAGTGCGACTCTTACAACGTCACAATCGATGAGTATGGGCGCACAGTCTCGAAGAACTACACTGGTGGGTTGCTTTGCTGCTATGATCAGACCCAGTGTCAGCTCAAGGAAGGGTTCAATGGCGAGGTGCGGACGGTGTTCTTGCAGTACACCGTGACTTGGCTCGACTGGACTGACGCGGTGGTGCCTGTCAAGATCTACATATTTGACGTTACGGATACCGCCATGCTGGATGGAATTCATGAACGCTCTTGCAAGGTATGCAAATAGAACTACCCATAACAGCAGCTGTTTCAGATTTTGAAAACTAGCGTGATATTTCAAATACACAATCTGAAAGCCTGGATTGTCTAGTAGGTTGGTTTATGAACTAAGCCGTTAGTTTACAGGTTGAGTATCAAGTCGAGGAATGCAGCACGGAAAACCGAGccaacaatgagtgcatccatactAAGACCACTAGAGCGGTCTTGCCGCGTGGAGGAGATATCGTGTACAGTGTTGCGCACCAGCACTCTGGAGGAGTCGGTGCTTCTCTGCATGGCCAGGTAATGGATTAGCACCCTGATCGCTTTACCTATTGTGCTTATGCACTTCTCAGAGTTATTTTGAGGGGAAACACTCAATACTACCAACCTAAAACTTGGAATTGGAATTCCAACTCCAATTTTGTGTGCAAAATATTAATTCCTGAAGTCCGTGTTCAACTCTGTTATCCAAACAGGGTATTACGCGCTTTAAAAGGGACCTTATATATATGATGTCTAAATGGTAACATCACAATATGTTCTTGGCAAAGGAAAATCCTAACTTGTGAGGAAAATTGGACTTGCTACAGGATGGACGCCTTCTATGTGAATCGCTTCCAACTTACGGCACAGGGAAGGAGGCAGGGAACGAGGCGAACTACATCGTCGGCATGTCGAGTTGCTACCCTAAGCCAGGATCCATCAAGGTCAGCGACGGCGAGGTGCTGACCATCGTCTCCAACTACAGCAGCACCCGCGAGCACACCGGCGTCATGGGCCTGGTCTACATCCTCGTGGCCGAGCCGCAGCAGCCGGCTCCGGCGCCATCCCTGTGCTTCAGTTTCCCGGCCCCATGTGAGTTTCACTGAATTTTCACTTATTTTTTCAGCCCATTTTCTTTCGGAGAGTGAACTCCGAAAAGTGCAAATGTGTAACTGAattcttgttctctttttttTGCATGACTAGGGTGCCTACCGGCATGGATGTCTGGCAACATGTGAAGCGTAGATTATCATCTACCTGCAATGCAAATTGTGACGCCAGAAGAAGCTGAAACAATCGCCGTGGATCAATCATCGTCATAGTTATAAGATGGCTGTGTTTTTGTCATACCATTACTTACTAGCTAATATATATACAAAAGCAGTCACCAATCAGTGGGCAATGTCATTTCGATGGACCATCAGTTTCTGATGCTCTGTAATTAATCGTTATCAGTAGTAGCAGTGTATAAAGCTGAGTTGTATGAGTTGATCACCACCAGAAGAAAAACTAGTGTCGATATTTCATTGCTTGCTTCCTTGCAATTGCGAGGTTGATATGTCCTTATATAGACCCTTTAGGTCAGTTAGCACAATATATAGTTCAACACACCCTGAATGCTTGCAAACTAGGTTGGGTCCATCCAGGAGATAACCTGATTCTCTTTTTGATAAAGGGAACATATTAATATCACGAAGATATCAATTACACCTAGCCTCTGCAACAGCATAATACCCTAATAGCATTGCGGATGCACACAACCAAAACAAAAAGGAGAAACTAAAAAAGAAAAGCCCTGTATCAAAGTTTTAGTCCTTGCAGTAGTAGTATAACCACCACCAAAACAACGCCTGCAGTTCAAGTTCTTCAAAAGCGACACCTTAAAAAAGGAAACAGTGCACAAGCGTCGTCATCATCCGATCGTAGATTTTGGTTTTCACCATGAAGATAGTCCCCGCTCTCAATAAACAATGCCTTAAACAAGGTCATTGACGGATACAATCAATTAAGACCAAGTCTTGGA harbors:
- the LOC123410772 gene encoding uncharacterized protein LOC123410772, whose amino-acid sequence is MLVTKMKMAGSVVLLIALLSAIAPLTSEALNVRGHLLKSKTFRSPPILLGPGSVSNKYYHDVDFPRGHLAVKSFDAEVVDENGVPVPLHETYLHHWVAVPYYALKKSQSSDAQKVPAMIKGNDGVCKRSLTQYFGLGSETRHTATWVPDPYGIETGNQEKAPEGYEEKWLLNIHAIDTRGVVDKPSCTECKCDSYNVTIDEYGRTVSKNYTGGLLCCYDQTQCQLKEGFNGEVRTVFLQYTVTWLDWTDAVVPVKIYIFDVTDTAMLDGIHERSCKVEYQVEECSTENRANNECIHTKTTRAVLPRGGDIVYSVAHQHSGGVGASLHGQDGRLLCESLPTYGTGKEAGNEANYIVGMSSCYPKPGSIKVSDGEVLTIVSNYSSTREHTGVMGLVYILVAEPQQPAPAPSLCFSFPAPWCLPAWMSGNM